CTGCCCAATGGATACTGAAGTAGTTAACGCTACCCCAGGAAACTGCCCAAAATGCGGTATGGAGTTGGAAAAAGTAGCTATTGCAGCTGTAAAATAATTAATAAATGCAAAAACTGTTTGTTTCCGCCGGAATTGCACTCCTAATAGTTGCTCATTCAAGTTGCTCTGAGTTGACTGAAAAATCAAATTCAAGGCCATTACAAGATAGCAGCGCTGTAGCCGATACAAGTTGGAAAACATACACCGGAGTTATTCCCTGTGCCGATTGTCCCGGTATTGCAATGGAGCTCAAAATAAAAGATGCATTTACAATAGAAAGCTATCAGTTTGAATTAAAAGAAACCTATCTGGAAGCCGAAAATGGGAAGGATAAAAGCTATGTCAGTAAAGGCAAGTATAACTTTTGGCGCGGTAATTCCACAGATCCGGATGCAACTATACTTGTGTTGAATGACGATAGTGCGGATCAGGCCAAGCGCTTCTTTTTAAAGGTCAGCGAAAACGAATTAAAAGTAGTGAACAACAAAGGGGATACAGCATCGAGTAACTTGAATTTTAGCCTTTTGCGCACATCCAAATAGTTCAACAACAGCTTTTTAATGACTGATATCATGTTCCCAAATTCTAAAAACTAAGTATCTTTATCTTTTAAACTTTCAAAACATGTATATACAACAACTTTACACCAATTGCCTTGCGGAGGCAGCTTATTATATTGAATCCAATGGAGAGGCAGCGATAATTGACCCTTTGCGTGAAATTACGCCATACCTTGATTTAGCAAAAAGCAGAAATGCAAAATTAAAGTACATCATCGAAACCCATTTTCATGCAGATTTTGTTTCGGGCCACTTGGACCTTGCAAAACAAACGGGAGCAAGTATCGTGTATGGCCCCTCTGCAAAAGCTAGCTATGACATTTATGTGGCCAAAGATGGTGAAGAATTGCCTTTAGGAGCAATTAAGTTAAAAACTGTGCATACGCCGGGACATACCCTCGAATCAAGCTGTTTTATTTTGATAGATGAAGCGGGCAAAGAGCAAGCAGTATTTACAGGAGACACTTTATTTGTGGGTGACGTAGGACGCCCTGATTTAGCCGTAAAAAGTGATTTAAGTCGTGAAGATTTAGCTGGAATGATGTATGATTCCATACAAAAATTACTGACTTTAAGTGATGATGTAATTGTATATCCCGGGCACGGTGCCGGTTCTGCTTGTGGCAAAAATATTGGCAAAGAAACTACCACAACAATGGGCATACAAAAAAAATTGAATTATGCTTTGCAACCCATGTCAAAAGCAGAATTTGTGAAAGCATTAACGGATGGATTAACTGAGCCGCCAAAATACTTTTTTGTAGATGCAGGAATAAACAAAGCAGGATATGAGCCCATTGATGCGGTTTTAGCAAAAAACACCAAAACTATTTCGGTAGAGCAGTTTCAGGCGGCAGTAAATTCAGGAGCATTAATTGTAGACACACGAGATCCCGACACTTTTGAAAAGGAGTTTATTCCCGGCTCTGTAAATATTGGATTAGGCGGACAATACGCTATTTGGGTAGGCTCCTTAATAGATTATAAAACACCTTTAGTGCTCATTTGTGAAAACGGAAAAGAAAGCGAAAGTGTTTTGCGATTAGCGCGCATTGGTTTTGAAACCGTAAGCGGAATCTTAAAAGATGGTATTGCCGCATGGAAAAATGCCGGCATGCCAACAGACTCAGTTCACTCGATTAATCCGGATGAATTTGCAAAAACACAAAATCCTACTCAATCAGTAATTGATGTGCGCAATGAAGGAGAATGGAATAACACCGGTGTAATTGAAAATGCACATTTAATCACTCTTAGCAAACTCGAATCGAGTTTGAAATCTTTGGATAAGGGTACACATCATTATGTGCATTGTGCCGGTGGATACCGAAGTATGATTGCATCTTCGATACTTAAAAAGCATGGCTTTAAGTCGGTAACCAATATTAGAGGCGGTTTAGGAAAAATAAAAGAAGCCGGTGTAAAGACCGTTGCCGCTGTAATTTAAATTAAAAAGGGCTGTTAAAATTTTTTAGCAGCCCTTTTTTTATCTATTTCCTGATTTAGGTCGATTACCCCATTTTTTATCTCTGCTGTGACCTGCAGGCTTAGCTTGACTGGCATGTGTATGCGCGCGAGATGGTCGCATGTGTTGCTGCTTAGGCGCCTTCACGGGATTGTGATCCATGAGCGGATAAGCATGTGCATCAATTACCGGAATTTTTTTTGCGATTAACTTTTCAATGTCTCTCAGGTATTCCTTTTCCTCAGCATCGCAAAAAGAATAAGCGGTGCCCTTTGCTCCTGCTCTACCGGTTCGTCCAATGCGATGCACATAGGTTTCGGCAATGTTGGGCATTTCATAATTTATTACAAACTGTAAATCATCCACATCAATACCACGAGCAGCAATATCTGTGGCAACCAATACACGTGTAGTTTGTTCTTTAAAATTGGTAAGTGCACGTTGACGCGCATTTTGACTTTTATTGCCGTGAATGGCTTCGGCCTTGATATGATTTTTTATCAGCACTTTAACTACTTTATCGGCACCGTGCTTGGTGCGCGAAAACACTA
The sequence above is a segment of the Bacteroidota bacterium genome. Coding sequences within it:
- a CDS encoding copper resistance protein NlpE N-terminal domain-containing protein — encoded protein: MQKLFVSAGIALLIVAHSSCSELTEKSNSRPLQDSSAVADTSWKTYTGVIPCADCPGIAMELKIKDAFTIESYQFELKETYLEAENGKDKSYVSKGKYNFWRGNSTDPDATILVLNDDSADQAKRFFLKVSENELKVVNNKGDTASSNLNFSLLRTSK
- a CDS encoding MBL fold metallo-hydrolase, which produces MYIQQLYTNCLAEAAYYIESNGEAAIIDPLREITPYLDLAKSRNAKLKYIIETHFHADFVSGHLDLAKQTGASIVYGPSAKASYDIYVAKDGEELPLGAIKLKTVHTPGHTLESSCFILIDEAGKEQAVFTGDTLFVGDVGRPDLAVKSDLSREDLAGMMYDSIQKLLTLSDDVIVYPGHGAGSACGKNIGKETTTTMGIQKKLNYALQPMSKAEFVKALTDGLTEPPKYFFVDAGINKAGYEPIDAVLAKNTKTISVEQFQAAVNSGALIVDTRDPDTFEKEFIPGSVNIGLGGQYAIWVGSLIDYKTPLVLICENGKESESVLRLARIGFETVSGILKDGIAAWKNAGMPTDSVHSINPDEFAKTQNPTQSVIDVRNEGEWNNTGVIENAHLITLSKLESSLKSLDKGTHHYVHCAGGYRSMIASSILKKHGFKSVTNIRGGLGKIKEAGVKTVAAVI